In Saccharothrix syringae, the following are encoded in one genomic region:
- a CDS encoding dynamin family protein — protein sequence MTSLPQTVRQTREKLTALVRSLDPSAASFVETRRGGPASVVVVGETNRGKSSLVNALLATPGLSPVDAEVATAAYLVFRHGPEWAARACYAGSMSPVPFDRSELPRWVSAAHDLPEGMLPPRYVEVEAPIPLLERLSLVDTPGVGGLDAVHGELAAEAAADATALLFVVDASAPFTRGELDFLRSLGERVETVVFALTKVDQYRGWQQVLDADRALLAEHAPRFADARFHPVSSRMFELAAGAPNPDAAAMLRERSGVGALQGVLQELVVGRAAMLGEANALRALATVLDELVARGEADKRALSAGEEEAEALRARRDELNSQRRSSTRSWQVRLRGEVQRARVEGAHEVSRQIRDVQTWFRTAIDSASREQLALLPQQVDAALQVVSGRISGGLGTRLARVADAALADLFSPEELAVIRGQFARGATPPVVLRPPERRVPTAEDKLLVFMGVSGGLGAGRLAALPLAGLGVAALNPIVLPVTVVLGLGAGWWMARTRKHSADKQHLKQWLSDAIADARSAVDQLVAEQLIEAEQQLSLALDDALGRRVDAIEAELREVDKALRMGAGERARALQAVTKRLAELTAGRARVDELLGRIRALRDRA from the coding sequence ATGACGAGCCTGCCGCAGACCGTCCGGCAGACCAGGGAGAAGCTGACGGCCCTGGTCCGCTCGCTGGACCCGTCGGCCGCGTCGTTCGTGGAGACCCGCCGCGGCGGGCCCGCGTCGGTGGTGGTCGTCGGCGAGACCAACCGGGGCAAGAGCTCCCTGGTCAACGCCCTGCTGGCGACCCCGGGCCTGTCCCCGGTGGACGCCGAGGTGGCCACCGCGGCGTACCTGGTGTTCCGGCACGGCCCGGAGTGGGCGGCGCGCGCCTGCTACGCCGGGTCGATGTCGCCGGTGCCGTTCGACCGGTCGGAGCTGCCGCGCTGGGTGTCGGCCGCGCACGACCTGCCCGAGGGGATGCTGCCGCCGCGGTACGTGGAGGTGGAGGCCCCGATCCCGCTGCTGGAGCGGCTGTCGCTGGTCGACACGCCCGGCGTCGGCGGCCTGGACGCGGTGCACGGCGAGCTGGCCGCCGAGGCCGCCGCCGACGCGACCGCGCTGCTGTTCGTGGTCGACGCCTCGGCCCCGTTCACGCGCGGCGAGCTGGACTTCCTGCGCTCGCTCGGCGAGCGGGTGGAGACCGTGGTGTTCGCGCTGACCAAGGTCGACCAGTACCGGGGCTGGCAGCAGGTGCTCGACGCCGACCGGGCGCTGCTGGCCGAGCACGCGCCGAGGTTCGCCGACGCGCGGTTCCACCCGGTGTCCTCGCGGATGTTCGAGCTGGCCGCGGGCGCGCCGAACCCGGACGCGGCGGCGATGCTGCGGGAGCGGTCGGGCGTCGGCGCGTTGCAGGGGGTGCTCCAGGAGCTGGTGGTCGGGCGGGCGGCGATGCTCGGCGAGGCCAACGCCCTGCGCGCGCTGGCCACCGTGCTGGACGAGCTGGTCGCGCGCGGCGAGGCGGACAAGCGGGCGCTGTCGGCGGGCGAGGAGGAGGCCGAGGCGCTGCGCGCGCGGCGCGACGAGCTGAACTCGCAGCGCCGGTCGTCCACGCGCAGCTGGCAGGTGCGGCTGCGCGGCGAGGTGCAGCGGGCCCGGGTGGAGGGCGCGCACGAGGTGAGCAGGCAGATCCGGGACGTGCAGACCTGGTTCCGCACGGCCATCGACTCGGCCTCGCGTGAGCAGTTGGCCCTGCTGCCGCAGCAGGTGGACGCGGCGCTGCAAGTGGTGTCGGGCCGGATCAGCGGGGGCCTGGGCACGCGGTTGGCGCGGGTGGCCGACGCGGCGCTGGCCGACCTGTTCTCGCCCGAGGAGCTGGCCGTGATCCGCGGCCAGTTCGCGCGCGGCGCCACGCCGCCGGTGGTGCTGCGCCCGCCGGAGCGGCGCGTGCCGACCGCCGAGGACAAGCTGCTGGTGTTCATGGGCGTGTCCGGCGGGCTGGGCGCCGGGCGGCTGGCGGCGCTGCCGCTGGCCGGGCTGGGCGTGGCCGCGCTGAACCCGATCGTGCTGCCGGTGACCGTGGTGCTCGGCCTGGGCGCGGGCTGGTGGATGGCGCGCACCCGCAAGCACTCGGCCGACAAGCAGCACCTCAAGCAGTGGCTGTCCGACGCCATCGCCGACGCGCGGTCCGCGGTGGACCAGTTGGTCGCCGAGCAGCTGATCGAGGCGGAGCAGCAGTTGTCGCTGGCGCTCGACGACGCGCTGGGCAGGCGGGTCGACGCGATCGAGGCCGAGCTGCGCGAGGTGGACAAGGCGCTGCGCATGGGCGCGGGCGAGCGGGCGCGGGCGTTGCAGGCGGTGACCAAGCGGTTGGCCGAGCTGACCGCCGGGCGCGCCCGGGTCGACGAGCTGCTGGGGCGGATCAGGGCGCTGCGCGACCGCGCGTGA
- a CDS encoding response regulator yields the protein MIRVLLVDDQELMRMGFRMVLGAQEDIDVVGEAGDGLDAVHLAASLKPDVVLMDVRMPVLDGVEATKRIAEAGTAKVLVMTTFDLDEYALSALRNGASGFLLKDTPPGDLVSALRAVASGDAVVSPSVTKRLLSRFLGDGGGELRDASVLEVLTEREREVLVLIAKGLSNTEIARKLFLSEATVKTHVGRILAKLDLRDRVQAVVLAYETGLVRPGDV from the coding sequence GTGATCCGGGTACTGCTCGTCGACGACCAGGAGCTCATGCGGATGGGCTTCCGGATGGTGCTCGGCGCCCAAGAGGACATCGACGTGGTCGGCGAGGCCGGCGACGGGCTCGACGCCGTGCACCTGGCGGCGTCGCTGAAGCCGGACGTGGTGCTGATGGACGTCCGGATGCCCGTGCTCGACGGGGTCGAGGCGACCAAGCGGATCGCCGAGGCGGGCACCGCGAAGGTGCTCGTGATGACCACGTTCGACCTGGACGAGTACGCGCTGTCGGCGCTGCGCAACGGCGCGTCCGGGTTCCTGCTCAAGGACACCCCGCCGGGCGACCTGGTGTCCGCGCTGCGCGCGGTGGCCAGCGGCGACGCGGTGGTCTCCCCGTCGGTGACCAAGCGGCTGCTGAGCCGGTTCCTCGGCGACGGCGGCGGCGAGCTGCGCGACGCGTCGGTGCTGGAGGTGCTGACCGAGCGCGAGCGCGAGGTGCTGGTGCTGATCGCCAAGGGGCTGTCCAACACCGAGATCGCGCGCAAGCTGTTCCTGTCCGAGGCGACGGTGAAGACGCACGTGGGGCGCATCCTGGCGAAGCTGGACCTGCGCGACCGCGTGCAGGCCGTGGTGCTGGCCTACGAGACGGGGCTGGTCCGACCCGGCGACGTGTGA
- the grpE gene encoding nucleotide exchange factor GrpE: MTAGNGTEPGASASEAGVESTIADELLDQALAERRALVQLCLYALDRARSSGVVERIEEGLAGIGVTALRPDGERFDPARHEAGGTVPTDDASLDGVVAETEVVGFDDRGRTLRAPVVTVYTAR; encoded by the coding sequence ATGACGGCGGGTAACGGAACGGAACCGGGCGCGTCCGCGTCCGAAGCCGGTGTGGAGAGCACCATCGCCGATGAGCTGCTGGACCAGGCGTTGGCGGAGCGGCGCGCGCTGGTGCAGCTGTGCCTGTACGCCCTGGACCGGGCGCGCAGCTCGGGCGTCGTCGAGCGGATCGAGGAGGGCCTGGCGGGCATCGGCGTGACCGCGCTGCGCCCCGACGGCGAGCGCTTCGACCCGGCCCGGCACGAGGCGGGCGGCACCGTGCCCACCGACGACGCGTCGCTGGACGGCGTGGTCGCCGAGACCGAGGTGGTCGGCTTCGACGACCGCGGCCGCACGCTGCGCGCGCCGGTGGTCACCGTCTACACGGCGCGATGA
- a CDS encoding TetR/AcrR family transcriptional regulator has translation MPRPRTITDERLLAATAQVIGRRGPGFTLAEVAAAAGVSVGTVGQRFGSKGGLLRALTRQTAAEQAERMRRAADVADPVAGLRAALLSWFEGMTDPDEAQNHLAQLGVDLLDPELRALLADLYETTGRTVLELTRRVDLPRAPSPERAARVLTGLLYGVAMDWSVRPDGALADRLLEDVDAVLAAWKGR, from the coding sequence GTGCCCCGCCCCAGGACGATCACCGACGAGCGCCTGCTCGCCGCGACGGCGCAGGTCATCGGCCGTCGGGGGCCGGGCTTCACGCTCGCCGAGGTCGCCGCGGCGGCCGGGGTGTCGGTGGGCACGGTGGGGCAGCGCTTCGGCTCCAAGGGCGGCCTGCTCCGGGCGCTGACCAGGCAGACCGCGGCCGAGCAGGCCGAGCGGATGCGGCGGGCGGCCGACGTGGCGGACCCGGTGGCGGGCCTGCGCGCCGCGCTGCTGTCGTGGTTCGAGGGCATGACCGACCCGGACGAGGCGCAGAACCACCTGGCGCAGCTCGGCGTCGACCTGCTCGACCCGGAGCTGCGGGCGCTGCTGGCCGACCTGTACGAGACGACCGGGCGGACCGTGCTGGAGCTGACCCGCCGGGTCGACCTGCCGCGCGCCCCGTCGCCGGAGCGCGCGGCCAGGGTGCTCACCGGCCTGCTCTACGGGGTGGCGATGGACTGGTCGGTCCGGCCGGACGGCGCGCTGGCCGACCGGCTGCTGGAGGACGTGGACGCGGTGCTGGCCGCGTGGAAGGGGAGATGA
- a CDS encoding sensor histidine kinase, with protein sequence MRAHPVFGDSLIAGLLFVMDLGTMVASTQYVPLGAMLVVSVLMVVPVVFRRRHALWSSYIILFGGVVQLFTHGDAVGGVPVRASDFALAVALYTVVAYAGRRQGLLYALWLALGSLVWAFWRIGPGLDTVFVLFVIAVIFGFSWALGEFVGARRAYHWELEQRLRLLETERDQQARIAVGEERSRIARELHDVVAHAVSVMVVQADGAGYAIRSDPDLAEAAVRTIADTGRQALTELRRLLGVLRSEDRSTAQWVPQPGADDLRELAENCRAAGLPVRLETSGDLASLPAGLGLGVYRIVQEALTNTLKHAGSGASATVRVARTGEQVSVEVADDGFGTPHDLVAVSGGNGLIGMRERAGVLGGTLEAGPNPGGGWRVRAVLPLVPS encoded by the coding sequence ATGCGAGCGCACCCGGTGTTCGGGGACTCCCTGATCGCCGGGCTGCTGTTCGTGATGGACCTGGGCACGATGGTCGCCTCGACGCAGTACGTGCCGCTGGGCGCGATGCTCGTGGTCAGCGTGCTCATGGTCGTGCCGGTGGTGTTCCGGCGCAGGCACGCGCTGTGGTCGAGCTACATCATCCTGTTCGGCGGCGTGGTCCAGCTCTTCACCCACGGCGACGCGGTCGGCGGGGTGCCGGTCCGGGCCTCGGACTTCGCGCTGGCCGTCGCGCTCTACACGGTCGTGGCCTACGCGGGGCGGCGGCAGGGCCTGCTGTACGCGCTGTGGCTCGCCCTCGGCTCGCTCGTCTGGGCGTTCTGGCGGATCGGGCCGGGCCTGGACACCGTGTTCGTGCTGTTCGTCATCGCGGTGATCTTCGGGTTCAGCTGGGCGCTGGGCGAGTTCGTCGGCGCCCGCCGGGCCTACCACTGGGAGCTGGAGCAGCGGCTGCGGCTGCTGGAGACCGAGCGCGACCAGCAGGCGCGGATCGCCGTCGGCGAGGAGCGGTCGCGCATCGCGCGCGAGCTGCACGACGTGGTGGCGCACGCGGTGAGCGTGATGGTGGTGCAGGCCGACGGCGCCGGGTACGCGATCCGCAGCGACCCCGACCTGGCCGAGGCGGCGGTGCGGACCATCGCCGACACCGGCAGGCAGGCGCTGACCGAGCTGCGGCGGCTGCTCGGCGTGCTGCGCTCGGAGGACCGGTCGACGGCCCAGTGGGTGCCGCAGCCGGGCGCGGACGACCTGCGGGAGCTGGCCGAGAACTGCCGGGCCGCCGGGCTGCCGGTGCGCCTGGAGACCTCGGGCGACCTGGCGTCGCTGCCCGCGGGCCTCGGGCTGGGCGTCTACCGGATCGTGCAGGAGGCGCTGACCAACACGCTCAAGCACGCCGGGTCGGGCGCGTCGGCGACGGTGCGCGTGGCCCGGACCGGCGAGCAGGTCAGCGTCGAGGTGGCCGACGACGGGTTCGGCACGCCCCACGACCTGGTGGCCGTGTCCGGCGGGAACGGGCTGATCGGGATGCGCGAGCGGGCCGGCGTGCTGGGCGGCACGCTGGAGGCGGGCCCCAACCCCGGCGGCGGGTGGCGGGTTCGCGCCGTGCTCCCCCTGGTGCCGTCATAG
- a CDS encoding GNAT family N-acetyltransferase: protein MVIRPLTADDIPTVVEFSLRAWAPVFDSFRAVLGAGVYEALFPDWETTQAKAVEEVCRDAATSVWVADRRHRPVGFVAVRPGDGEIHMLAVDPEHQRQGIGGALTGYAVERLRDAGVTLAVVGTGGDPGHAPARRTYEKAGFTPFPQVRYYRRLDG, encoded by the coding sequence ATGGTCATCCGCCCCCTGACCGCCGACGACATCCCCACCGTCGTGGAGTTCTCGCTCCGCGCGTGGGCCCCGGTCTTCGACTCGTTCCGCGCCGTCCTGGGCGCCGGGGTCTACGAGGCGCTGTTCCCGGACTGGGAGACCACCCAGGCGAAGGCCGTGGAGGAGGTCTGCCGGGACGCGGCGACCTCCGTGTGGGTGGCCGACCGGCGGCATCGCCCGGTCGGGTTCGTCGCGGTCCGTCCGGGTGACGGCGAGATCCACATGCTGGCCGTCGACCCGGAGCACCAGCGGCAGGGCATCGGCGGCGCGCTCACCGGGTACGCCGTCGAGCGGCTGCGCGACGCGGGCGTCACCCTGGCCGTCGTCGGCACCGGTGGCGACCCCGGCCACGCGCCCGCCCGCCGCACCTACGAGAAGGCGGGCTTCACGCCGTTCCCGCAGGTCCGGTACTACCGGCGGCTCGACGGCTGA
- a CDS encoding NADPH-dependent FMN reductase — MDNKLVIVIGSVRDGRFGPVVASWFADQAAAHGGFDVEVVDLADVDLPLALPAASPKYAGDDYPRPAGMAPLTSALEGADAVVLVTPEYNHSYPASLKAAVDWHFTQWAAKPVAFVSYGGAAGGRHAVLHLENVLTELHAVTVRDGLAFPNYFTAWRDGRPLDPAAPGYAKTLLDQLAWWAGALRTARASSPYPA; from the coding sequence ATGGACAACAAGCTCGTGATCGTCATCGGCAGCGTCCGCGACGGGCGGTTCGGCCCGGTCGTCGCCTCGTGGTTCGCCGACCAGGCCGCCGCCCACGGCGGGTTCGACGTCGAGGTCGTCGACCTCGCCGACGTGGACCTCCCGCTGGCCCTGCCCGCGGCGTCGCCGAAGTACGCCGGCGACGACTACCCCCGCCCGGCCGGGATGGCGCCGCTGACCTCGGCGCTGGAGGGCGCGGACGCGGTCGTGCTGGTCACGCCCGAGTACAACCACAGCTACCCCGCGTCGCTGAAGGCGGCCGTCGACTGGCACTTCACCCAGTGGGCGGCCAAGCCGGTCGCCTTCGTCAGCTACGGCGGCGCGGCGGGCGGCCGGCACGCGGTGCTGCACCTGGAGAACGTGCTCACCGAGCTGCACGCGGTGACCGTCCGCGACGGCCTGGCCTTCCCGAACTACTTCACCGCCTGGCGGGACGGCCGCCCGCTCGACCCGGCGGCCCCCGGCTACGCCAAGACCCTGCTCGACCAGCTCGCCTGGTGGGCGGGCGCCCTCCGCACGGCCCGCGCGAGCAGCCCGTACCCGGCGTGA
- a CDS encoding dynamin family protein encodes MTTQAQQLAGPLSAAVADLCAGLRPQVSPATAAGFGEVLRRLSAPLQVAVAGRIKSGKSTLVNALIGRRVAPTDVGECTRLVTRFQYGTVDRVEVVFTDGRKQVLPFGPDGEIPRDLGVDVERVSHVEAYLTNAVLRDLTVIDTPGLGSLDAASVARTEALLGGGLDPVSRNAVAGAEAVLYVVTQGVRADDQQALAAFTAATASREAGPVNAIAVLNKADTIAAETVAGSGGDTWRAAVLLAERQALSLKPRVADVLPVIGLVAESTETGGFTSADADALRRLAALDAATRETVLISADLFTTWECDVPAGVRARLLEKLDLYGVRKALEALDAEPGITAGALRRKLLDASGLEGVRAKLNAVFRSRADGIKAAAALASVTALAAASGDPNERQRVHNAIEVLLAKPEAHQLRLLEALTLVSSGAVAMPDDLLEEVLRFGSSPDPAEQLGLPGRPVPVLVAHALERAGWWRSFASFGATPAQSRVAHVVHRAYFLIWQQLRGRR; translated from the coding sequence GTGACGACCCAGGCCCAGCAGCTCGCCGGCCCGCTCTCGGCGGCCGTGGCGGACCTGTGCGCCGGGTTGCGCCCGCAGGTGTCCCCGGCGACGGCCGCCGGCTTCGGCGAGGTGCTGCGCCGGCTGTCCGCGCCGCTGCAGGTCGCGGTGGCGGGCCGCATCAAGTCGGGCAAGTCGACGCTGGTCAACGCGCTGATCGGCCGCCGGGTCGCGCCGACGGACGTGGGCGAGTGCACCCGCCTGGTGACCCGCTTCCAGTACGGCACGGTCGACCGGGTGGAGGTCGTGTTCACCGACGGCCGCAAGCAGGTGCTGCCGTTCGGCCCGGACGGCGAGATCCCGCGCGACCTGGGCGTGGACGTCGAGCGCGTGTCGCACGTGGAGGCGTACCTGACCAACGCGGTGCTGCGGGACCTGACCGTGATCGACACCCCCGGGCTGGGCTCGCTCGACGCCGCGTCGGTGGCCCGCACCGAGGCGCTGCTCGGCGGTGGGCTGGACCCGGTGTCGCGCAACGCGGTCGCGGGCGCGGAGGCCGTGCTGTACGTGGTGACGCAGGGCGTGCGCGCCGACGACCAGCAGGCGCTGGCCGCGTTCACCGCCGCCACCGCGAGCCGCGAGGCCGGTCCGGTGAACGCGATCGCGGTGCTCAACAAGGCCGACACGATCGCCGCGGAGACCGTGGCCGGCTCGGGCGGCGACACGTGGCGGGCGGCCGTGCTGCTGGCCGAGCGCCAGGCGCTGTCCCTCAAGCCCCGGGTCGCCGACGTGCTGCCGGTGATCGGCCTGGTCGCGGAGTCCACCGAGACCGGCGGCTTCACCTCGGCCGACGCGGACGCGCTGCGCAGGCTGGCCGCGCTGGACGCCGCCACCCGGGAGACCGTGCTGATCTCGGCGGACCTGTTCACCACCTGGGAGTGCGACGTCCCGGCGGGCGTCCGCGCCCGCCTGCTGGAGAAGCTGGACCTGTACGGGGTGCGCAAGGCCCTGGAGGCCCTGGACGCGGAGCCGGGCATCACCGCGGGCGCGCTGCGCCGCAAGCTGCTCGACGCGTCCGGCCTGGAGGGGGTGCGCGCCAAGCTCAACGCGGTGTTCCGGTCGCGCGCCGACGGCATCAAGGCCGCCGCGGCGCTGGCGTCGGTGACCGCGCTGGCCGCCGCCTCCGGCGACCCGAACGAGCGGCAGCGCGTGCACAACGCCATCGAGGTGCTGCTGGCCAAGCCCGAGGCGCACCAGCTGCGGCTGCTGGAGGCGTTGACGCTGGTCTCCTCCGGTGCCGTGGCCATGCCCGACGACCTGCTCGAAGAGGTGCTGCGGTTCGGCAGCTCACCGGACCCGGCCGAGCAGCTCGGCCTGCCCGGCAGACCGGTGCCCGTGCTGGTCGCGCACGCGCTGGAGCGGGCCGGCTGGTGGCGGTCCTTCGCGTCGTTCGGCGCCACGCCCGCGCAGAGCCGGGTGGCGCACGTGGTGCACCGGGCGTACTTCCTGATCTGGCAACAACTCCGGGGGCGGCGCTGA
- a CDS encoding SDR family oxidoreductase — protein sequence MAEQPLKGKVAAVTGATRGAGRAIAVELGAAGATVFVGGRTTREHRSPIGRDETIEETAELVTAAGGRGIAVRCDFTEPADVDAFRARVEAEGRGLHVLVDDVWGGEQDTQFGVFWEQDLDKQLRLWRNSVQAHLVTLHRLLPLLIREPGGLLVEVTDGDSDEHYAESLAYDSVKVAIRRFGTVMARELEPHGATSVAVTPGFLRSEQMLEHFGVTEATWRDAIAKEPHYAMSETPHYLGRGIAALAADPDRHRFSGRALASWTLMREYGFTDLDGSRPDWGRWYEEVFKAGVDPTAADAAKYR from the coding sequence ATGGCCGAACAGCCGTTGAAGGGGAAGGTCGCCGCGGTCACGGGGGCGACGCGCGGCGCGGGCCGGGCGATCGCGGTCGAGCTGGGCGCGGCGGGCGCGACGGTGTTCGTCGGCGGCCGCACGACGCGCGAGCACAGGTCGCCGATCGGGCGCGACGAGACGATCGAGGAGACCGCGGAGCTGGTCACGGCCGCGGGTGGCCGCGGCATCGCGGTGCGGTGCGACTTCACCGAGCCCGCCGACGTGGACGCGTTCCGGGCGCGCGTGGAGGCCGAGGGGCGGGGCCTGCACGTCCTGGTCGACGACGTGTGGGGCGGTGAGCAGGACACCCAGTTCGGCGTGTTCTGGGAGCAGGACCTGGACAAGCAGCTGCGGCTGTGGCGCAACAGCGTGCAGGCGCACCTGGTCACCCTGCACCGCCTGCTGCCGCTGCTGATCCGCGAGCCGGGCGGCCTGCTCGTCGAGGTCACCGACGGCGACAGCGACGAGCACTACGCCGAGTCGCTGGCCTACGACTCGGTCAAGGTCGCGATCCGCCGCTTCGGCACGGTGATGGCGCGCGAGCTGGAGCCGCACGGCGCGACGTCGGTCGCGGTCACGCCCGGGTTCCTGCGGTCGGAGCAGATGCTGGAGCACTTCGGCGTGACCGAGGCGACCTGGCGCGACGCGATCGCCAAGGAGCCGCACTACGCCATGTCCGAGACGCCGCACTACCTCGGCCGCGGCATCGCGGCGCTGGCGGCCGACCCGGACCGGCACCGCTTCAGCGGCCGGGCGCTCGCGTCGTGGACCCTCATGCGCGAGTACGGCTTCACCGACCTGGACGGCTCGCGGCCGGACTGGGGCCGCTGGTACGAGGAGGTCTTCAAGGCGGGCGTCGACCCGACCGCGGCCGACGCCGCGAAGTACCGCTGA